One Calditrichia bacterium DNA window includes the following coding sequences:
- a CDS encoding sodium:solute symporter family protein: MTLTFAYWVAFCVYSFLVIGIGVFVWQKAKRREGEQDSQQYWSASRQLSGWSSGLSISASMMSISWSCVYGVQLFYWYGIGAAWLLIIPWLITMGGFYVLAPLFRRLNAFSQPELLEKRFGTRSRQMLAPALIFVFTVWGGAEIYAAGITIAPFLGISVPLTLLLVAVVVAIYSYTGGFAAVVSTDKIQFSLVALFITIMAIVGVSAALESLSFAELLAKTTSSPKQVAGVPWWLSPGFSIVALTFLAYLPGWLVETDVWIRLQAARSNAEARKGILVASFNSLVFVGILPMFIGLSALALYPPVAGEIPVNLQDGALIFNALMRDYTPDWLNVLLGIGLVAAAMSTVDTCGNVVALSFSYDMLEPHLSRKQWPAQKLANLARWMSVAAIFVALVYALFTESLWDIFYLSSGILTTTVFIPVVAAFRPRTTARQTNLAILAGFLGTLIGYFLESRGFLADIEPQWLAETQLGYILFGLFCSIAAFWLGGRGDRETVAQPEN, from the coding sequence ATGACACTCACATTTGCATATTGGGTTGCATTTTGTGTTTATAGCTTTTTGGTGATCGGTATCGGTGTTTTTGTTTGGCAAAAAGCCAAACGGCGCGAAGGGGAGCAGGATAGCCAGCAATATTGGTCAGCCAGCCGTCAGCTTTCAGGCTGGTCCAGTGGATTATCCATCTCTGCCAGCATGATGTCCATTAGCTGGTCCTGTGTTTACGGCGTCCAGCTTTTTTACTGGTACGGCATTGGCGCGGCGTGGTTGCTCATCATCCCCTGGCTGATTACGATGGGCGGATTTTATGTGCTGGCACCGCTGTTTCGTCGGCTAAATGCGTTTTCGCAACCTGAATTGCTGGAGAAACGATTCGGCACCCGCAGCCGGCAAATGCTCGCTCCGGCGCTCATTTTTGTGTTCACGGTTTGGGGCGGGGCGGAGATTTATGCCGCAGGTATCACTATTGCGCCGTTTCTGGGGATATCGGTTCCGCTAACATTGTTGCTGGTTGCTGTTGTGGTTGCCATTTACAGCTACACCGGCGGTTTTGCGGCGGTGGTTTCGACGGATAAAATCCAGTTTAGCCTGGTGGCGCTTTTTATCACAATTATGGCGATTGTCGGTGTCAGTGCTGCGCTGGAATCGCTGAGTTTCGCAGAATTACTGGCGAAAACCACATCATCGCCAAAACAGGTTGCGGGTGTACCGTGGTGGTTATCGCCGGGATTCAGCATTGTAGCACTCACTTTTCTGGCATATTTGCCCGGCTGGTTGGTGGAAACAGATGTCTGGATTCGCCTGCAGGCAGCCCGCAGCAATGCAGAAGCCCGGAAAGGCATTTTGGTCGCATCATTCAATTCGCTGGTATTTGTGGGTATTTTGCCGATGTTCATCGGGCTTTCGGCGCTGGCGCTGTATCCGCCGGTTGCCGGTGAAATTCCGGTAAATTTGCAGGATGGTGCGCTCATTTTCAACGCCCTGATGCGCGATTACACGCCGGATTGGCTTAACGTGCTGTTGGGCATCGGTCTGGTTGCTGCGGCGATGTCCACCGTGGATACTTGCGGTAACGTGGTTGCCCTTTCATTTTCGTACGATATGCTGGAACCGCACCTCTCCCGCAAACAATGGCCGGCGCAAAAGCTGGCGAATTTAGCTCGCTGGATGTCCGTTGCGGCAATATTCGTGGCGCTGGTGTATGCGCTGTTCACCGAATCGCTCTGGGATATTTTCTATCTTTCCTCCGGTATTTTGACCACAACTGTTTTTATTCCGGTGGTTGCGGCGTTTCGTCCGCGAACAACAGCGCGGCAGACAAACCTGGCAATTTTAGCTGGGTTTTTGGGCACGCTGATCGGTTATTTTCTGGAATCGCGCGGATTTTTGGCGGACATCGAACCGCAATGGCTTGCGGAAACCCAACTGGGTTACATACTGTTCGGGTTGTTTTGCAGCATTGCAGCGTTTTGGCTGGGCGGTCGCGGAGATCGTGAAACCGTTGCGCAGCCGGAAAATTGA
- a CDS encoding 2OG-Fe(II) oxygenase yields MESKFAAIIDALASNGWIIIPDFLPENYLKNLAEEASSAWESGDFRRAGVGQGDQLKVRTEIRSDFIHWLEPENLTALQREYWQLLDDLRLEINRHLYLGLRSFEGHFAVYPAGSFYKKHIDQFQTTRHRMVSCLLYLNENWQPEDGGQLRIFYPGSEERFIEVLPTFGTFVCFRSDTIVHEVLPAKRERFSLTGWLRKDII; encoded by the coding sequence ATGGAAAGCAAATTTGCAGCAATTATTGATGCGCTCGCATCAAACGGATGGATAATTATCCCCGATTTCCTACCGGAAAACTATCTCAAAAATCTTGCAGAGGAAGCATCATCAGCCTGGGAATCGGGCGATTTCCGGCGTGCCGGCGTTGGCCAGGGTGATCAACTGAAGGTGCGAACCGAAATTCGCAGCGATTTTATCCATTGGCTGGAACCGGAAAACCTGACCGCTTTGCAGCGGGAATATTGGCAATTGCTCGACGATTTGCGGTTGGAAATCAATCGCCATTTATATTTGGGTTTGCGGAGTTTTGAGGGGCATTTTGCGGTGTATCCTGCGGGTTCATTTTACAAAAAGCACATCGATCAATTCCAGACCACCCGGCACCGGATGGTTTCCTGTTTGCTGTATTTGAATGAAAACTGGCAACCGGAAGATGGCGGGCAGTTGCGAATATTTTATCCAGGTTCCGAAGAGCGCTTCATCGAAGTGCTGCCGACATTCGGTACCTTTGTTTGCTTCCGCAGCGATACGATTGTTCACGAAGTGCTGCCGGCCAAACGTGAGCGCTTCAGCTTGACCGGTTGGTTGCGAAAAGATATTATTTGA
- a CDS encoding alpha/beta hydrolase, whose amino-acid sequence MNPKIDNFGNKIVQNLSKFLPVILLAAVMVVVLISLRWMAPGVIYPVPPLNVGEIAPEYNEVRIPVPVIGKVTGWLHKNAAASDSTPVILYLHGNAENLETLKRSQQLAAFQQIKAHVLAIDFPGYGTSDGQSSESALVSAGKAAFEWLATEFPRNPKVIMGWSLGAGVALQVAAEEQPDGLIVLSPWSSLPEAAADHYPRWVVGLVVDEKYNSIEAARSVKCPVLVIHGEQDELIPVDHSQRIAASLKGTVQYMRVFDAGHNDLFAQEEVWQQIHAFINTFRNSDFGKQPQE is encoded by the coding sequence ATGAATCCAAAAATTGACAATTTCGGGAATAAAATTGTGCAGAATCTATCTAAATTTTTGCCGGTTATCTTGCTCGCCGCTGTGATGGTTGTGGTGTTAATTTCGTTACGTTGGATGGCGCCGGGTGTCATTTATCCGGTTCCGCCGCTCAATGTCGGCGAAATTGCCCCAGAATATAACGAGGTGCGCATCCCTGTGCCGGTCATCGGGAAAGTAACCGGATGGCTGCACAAAAACGCTGCCGCATCGGATTCGACTCCGGTGATCCTGTATCTTCACGGCAACGCCGAAAATCTGGAAACGTTGAAACGCAGCCAGCAACTTGCGGCATTTCAACAGATAAAAGCACATGTGTTGGCAATTGATTTCCCCGGATACGGCACCTCCGATGGCCAAAGCAGCGAATCGGCACTGGTGTCTGCCGGAAAAGCCGCGTTCGAATGGCTGGCAACTGAATTTCCGCGAAATCCGAAAGTGATTATGGGATGGTCGTTGGGTGCAGGCGTTGCGTTGCAGGTTGCCGCGGAAGAGCAGCCGGACGGATTGATTGTGCTGAGCCCGTGGAGCAGTCTGCCGGAAGCTGCCGCAGATCATTATCCGCGCTGGGTAGTGGGGTTGGTGGTGGATGAAAAATACAATTCTATCGAAGCCGCCAGATCGGTGAAATGTCCTGTGTTGGTCATCCACGGCGAACAGGATGAACTGATTCCGGTGGATCACAGCCAGCGAATCGCCGCGTCGCTGAAAGGAACGGTGCAATACATGCGGGTTTTCGATGCCGGACACAACGATTTATTTGCCCAGGAAGAAGTCTGGCAACAAATTCACGCGTTTATCAACACGTTTCGCAACAGCGATTTTGGGAAACAGCCGCAGGAATAA
- a CDS encoding heavy-metal-associated domain-containing protein, which produces METVITVKGMKCGGCANTVEESIKKISGVQSVSVNLESGHVTVQSNESIPQTAFETAVSNAGFTFVKS; this is translated from the coding sequence ATGGAAACAGTTATCACAGTAAAAGGAATGAAATGCGGCGGTTGCGCCAACACTGTGGAAGAATCGATCAAAAAAATCAGCGGTGTGCAATCTGTTTCGGTCAATCTGGAAAGCGGTCATGTGACGGTTCAATCGAACGAAAGCATTCCGCAGACAGCTTTCGAAACAGCTGTAAGCAACGCCGGATTCACCTTCGTGAAATCGTAA
- a CDS encoding ergothioneine biosynthesis protein EgtB, with the protein MNRNELTTFFREVRKVTEAICEPLTVEDHVIQPVMDVSPPKWHMGHTSWFFEAMFLDKMISDYQWFHPQYAYVFNSYYESFGQRIDRNTRGHMSRPTLTETLAYRKYITDRMCELIEKVDEAQYPQFSKLIILSLNHEQQHQELLLTDIKYILASSPLRPAYRKLKDKLSRTTAIPATEFVEFSGGVHEIGYQGEGFYYDNERPVHKQYLQDFRLADRLVTNGDYLAFIEDDGYTDFRWWLSEGWETVKTEGWTKPLYWENIDGEWHEFTLGGLQKLNLSAPVCHVSYFEADAFAHWSGKRLPTEAEWEVAARMTHQQPDGQNFYDRQNFHPLPLSESEAMGSGLKQMLGDVWEWTRSSYLPYPGYRQEEGPLGEYNGKFMINQMVLRGGSCATSENHARITYRNFFQTDKRWQFKGFRLAEDV; encoded by the coding sequence ATGAATCGCAACGAATTGACTACCTTTTTTCGCGAGGTGCGCAAGGTAACCGAAGCCATTTGCGAACCGCTGACCGTCGAGGATCACGTCATCCAGCCCGTGATGGATGTCAGCCCGCCAAAATGGCACATGGGTCACACCAGCTGGTTTTTCGAAGCCATGTTTCTGGATAAAATGATTTCGGATTACCAATGGTTTCATCCGCAATATGCCTATGTGTTCAACTCGTATTACGAATCGTTCGGGCAGCGCATCGACCGGAACACCCGCGGGCACATGTCCCGCCCGACGCTCACGGAAACGTTGGCATATCGCAAATATATCACCGATCGCATGTGCGAACTCATCGAAAAAGTGGACGAAGCGCAATATCCGCAGTTCAGCAAACTGATCATTTTATCGCTGAACCACGAACAGCAGCATCAGGAATTGCTGCTCACGGACATCAAATATATTTTGGCAAGCTCGCCGCTGCGTCCGGCGTATCGCAAATTAAAAGACAAACTCAGCCGAACAACTGCCATTCCGGCGACGGAATTTGTCGAATTTTCCGGTGGCGTGCACGAAATCGGTTATCAGGGCGAAGGCTTTTATTACGATAACGAGCGACCGGTGCATAAGCAATATTTACAAGACTTTAGGTTGGCTGATCGATTGGTAACCAACGGCGATTATCTGGCGTTTATCGAAGATGACGGCTACACCGATTTCCGCTGGTGGCTTTCCGAAGGCTGGGAAACGGTGAAAACCGAAGGCTGGACAAAGCCGCTCTATTGGGAAAACATCGACGGTGAATGGCACGAATTTACGCTCGGCGGATTGCAAAAACTCAATTTGAGCGCACCGGTTTGCCACGTCAGTTATTTTGAAGCGGACGCTTTTGCGCACTGGTCGGGCAAACGGCTGCCCACGGAAGCCGAATGGGAAGTTGCCGCCAGAATGACCCACCAGCAACCTGACGGACAGAATTTTTATGATCGCCAAAATTTCCATCCGCTCCCGCTATCCGAAAGCGAGGCGATGGGCAGCGGGCTGAAACAGATGCTCGGCGATGTGTGGGAATGGACGCGCAGCAGCTATCTGCCCTATCCCGGTTACCGGCAGGAAGAAGGTCCGCTCGGCGAATACAACGGCAAATTTATGATCAACCAAATGGTGTTGCGCGGCGGCTCCTGCGCCACTTCCGAAAATCATGCGCGGATTACCTACCGCAATTTTTTCCAGACGGATAAGCGCTGGCAATTCAAAGGGTTTCGATTGGCTGAAGATGTGTAA